From one Malus sylvestris chromosome 1, drMalSylv7.2, whole genome shotgun sequence genomic stretch:
- the LOC126616891 gene encoding UDP-glycosyltransferase 88A1-like: MEEVAIVLYPSPPIGHLVSMVELGKLILTHHPSLRVHILITTPPYRADDTASYITSVSATIPSLIFHHLPTISLPPSLASSPNHETLTFEVLRLNNPNVHQALLSISQNFSIKAFVMDFFCALGLSVATELSIPSYFFYTSGAATLAGFLCFPTIHNNTDKSLKDLNTLINIPGVPPIPSSDMAKPILERNDKAYEHFLESSKQFPKSAGVIVNTFESLEPRALKAISDGLCLPENFPTPPVYPIGPLIVSHGGGGRGVECLKWLDSQPSGSVVFLCFGSLGLFSKEQLKEIAIGLENSGQRFLWVVRNPPAHNQIGVAITDQSDPELKSLLPDGFLDRTKDHGLVVKTWAPQMAVLNHDSVGGFVSHCGWNSVLESVCAGVPMVAWPLYAEQRFNRVVLVEEIKIALPMNESEDGFVIAAEVEKRVIELMDSSEGESIRMRTKAFQNEAHAALDEGGSSRVALNKLLELWSQTG, translated from the coding sequence ATGGAGGAAGTAGCTATCGTTTTATATCCATCACCGCCGATTGGCCACTTGGTCTCCATGGTAGAGCTAGGCAAGCTCATACTCACCCACCACCCTTCTCTGCGCGTCCACATCCTCATCACCACCCCGCCCTACCGCGCCGACGACACCGCCTCATACATCACCTCCGTTTCCGCCACCATCCCTTCCCTCATCTTCCACCACCTCCCCaccatctctctccctccctccctcgcCTCCTCCCCCAACCACGAAACCCTAACCTTCGAAGTCCTACGCCTCAACAACCCTAACGTCCACCAAGCCCTCCTCTCCATCTCCCAGAACTTCTCCATCAAAGCTTTTGTCATGGACTTCTTCTGCGCTCTCGGGCTCTCCGTTGCCACCGAGCTGAGCATCCCCAGCTACTTCTTCTACACGTCCGGCGCCGCCACCCTCGCCGGCTTCCTTTGCTTCCCCACCATTCACAACAATACCGACAAAAGCCTCAAAGACCTAAATACCCTTATCAACATTCCAGGAGTCCCGCCGATTCCTTCCTCCGATATGGCGAAACCGATTCTTGAACGAAACGACAAGGCGTACGAACATTTCCTAGAAAGCTCAAAGCAGTTCCCCAAATCCGCTGGGGTTATCGTAAACACGTTCGAATCTCTCGAACCTAGAGCTCTCAAAGCAATATCGGACGGTCTGTGCTTGCCCGAGAACTTTCCCACGCCGCCGGTCTACCCCATCGGACCGCTGATTGTTTCCCACGGCGGTGGAGGCCGCGGGGTCGAGTGTTTGAAATGGCTGGACTCACAGCCAAGTGGAAGCGTGGTGTTCCTCTGTTTTGGGAGCTTGGGATTGTTTTCAAAGGAGCAGTTGAAGGAAATTGCAATTGGGTTGGAGAATAGTGGGCAGAGATTTTTGTGGGTGGTCCGTAATCCGCCGGCCCATAATCAAATTGGGGTGGCCATTACGGACCAGTCCGATCCAGAATTGAAATCTTTGCTTCCCGATGGGTTCTTGGATCGGACCAAAGACCACGGTCTCGTGGTCAAGACGTGGGCCCCGCAAATGGCGGTGTTGAATCACGACTCGGTGGGTGGGTTTGTGAGTCATTGCGGGTGGAACTCGGTGTTGGAATCGGTGTGTGCTGGGGTGCCGATGGTGGCTTGGCCACTCTACGCCGAGCAGAGATTCAACCGGGTCGTTTTGGTGGAGGAGATTAAAATTGCATTGCCAATGAACGAGTCGGAAGACGGGTTTGTGATTGCGGCAGAGGTGGAGAAGCGAGTTATCGAGTTGATGGACTCGTCCGAGGGCGAGTCGATTAGGATGCGTACAAAGGCTTTTCAGAACGAAGCCCATGCAGCGTTGGATGAGGGCGGGTCGTCTCGGGTTGCATTGAATAAACTACTTGAACTATGGAGCCAAACCGGTTAG
- the LOC126616904 gene encoding UDP-glycosyltransferase 88A1-like, with protein sequence MEAIVLYPSPAIGHLVTMVELGKLILTTRSPNSISIHILITTPPYRVDDTASYIASISSDSIIFHHLPAISLPPCATSSVPAHETLICDVLRLNNPNVHNSLRSIIDKNYKIQAFVMDIFCSPALSVVTKLNIPGYFLFTSGAACLACALYLPTIHKIIDKSIKDLNTLLTIPGSPPIPSSDMPKPLRDRNNIVYDSFVENSIELAKSAGIIVNTFERLEPRAVKEISDGLCVPDGPTPPVYCIGPLIVAVAYNKRAAGMHSGGDNVSKCLTWLDSQPRGSVVFLCFGSLGLFSKEQLKEIALGLERSGHRFLWVVRNPPNSQNGQTVDLKVQAGPDLESLLPDGFLGRTKDRGLVVKMWAPQVAVLNHDSVGGFVTHCGWNSVLEAVCAGVPMVAWPLYAEQRFNRVVLVEEIKIALPMDDSKDGFVSAAEVEKRVTELMNSDSMEGNSIRVRAKDMQIEARAALSESGTSRVALTRLLKSWNQS encoded by the coding sequence ATGGAGGCTATAGTTTTATACCCATCACCGGCAATAGGCCACTTGGTCACCATGGTGGAGCTTGGCAAACTCATACTTACAACTCGCTCTCCAAATTCTATATCCATCCACATCCTCATCACCACTCCCCCATATAGGGTGGATGATACTGCTTCGTATATCGCCTCCATCTCTTCCGATTCCATCATCTTCCACCACCTCCCCGCCATCTCACTCCCTCCCTGCGCCACCTCCTCAGTGCCCGCACACGAAACCTTAATCTGTGACGTCCTCCGCCTCAACAATCCTAATGTCCATAATTCTCTCCGTTCCATCATCGACAAAAACTACAAGATTCAAGCCTTTGTCATGGACATCTTCTGCTCTCCTGCGCTTTCTGTCGTCACCAAACTCAACATCCCCGGTTATTTCCTCTTCACCTCTGGCGCAGCCTGCCTCGCCTGCGCCCTCTACCTTCCCACCATTCACAAAATCATAGACAAAAGCATAAAAGACTTAAATACCCTTCTCACCATCCCGGGATCACCACCTATCCCATCTTCAGATATGCCGAAACCCCTTCGAGATCGTAACAATATAGTTTACGACTCCTTTGTCGAAAACTCAATCGAGTTGGCCAAATCAGCCGGCATTATAGTAAACACCTTCGAACGGCTCGAGCCGAGAGCCGTTAAAGAAATATCAGACGGACTGTGTGTGCCGGATGGCCCCACGCCGCCTGTCTACTGCATCGGACCGCTGATAGTAGCCGTTGCGTACAACAAAAGAGCTGCAGGAATGCACTCAGGAGGTGATAACGTGTCCAAGTGTCTGACGTGGCTGGACTCTCAGCCACGTGGCAGCGTGGTGTTTCTATGTTTTGGAAGCCTAGGGTTGTTCAGTAAAGAGCAGCTGAAGGAAATAGCGTTAGGGTTGGAGAGGAGTGGGCATAGGTTTTTGTGGGTGGTGCGAAATCCTCCTAATTCTCAAAACGGTCAAACCGTTGACCTTAAGGTTCAAGCCGGACCGGATTTGGAATCTTTGCTTCCGGATGGATTTTTGGGTAGGACCAAAGACAGGGGGCTTGTGGTGAAGATGTGGGCACCACAAGTGGCGGTGTTGAACCATGACTCCGTAGGAGGGTTTGTTACTCACTGCGGGTGGAACTCGGTGTTGGAGGCGGTGTGCGCGGGGGTGCCGATGGTTGCTTGGCCGCTGTATGCGGAGCAAAGGTTTAATAGGGTTGTGCTGGTGGAGGAGATCAAGATTGCTTTGCCGATGGACGATTCGAAAGACGGGTTTGTGAGTGCGGCTGAGGTGGAGAAACGAGTTACTGAATTGATGAACTCGGACTCGATGGAAGGTAATTCCATCCGGGTTCGGGCCAAGGATATGCAAATTGAAGCACGTGCTGCGTTGAGTGAGAGCGGGACGTCTAGGGTTGCATTAACTAGACTCCTAAAGTCGTGGAACCAATCAtag